The following nucleotide sequence is from Methanomassiliicoccales archaeon.
GCCTTGGCGACGGTCACCCCCACCCTACGATGACCGAGTCTGAAAGCCAGCTCGGTCCCGGCGAACTGATCGATCGTTCCTCTGTCAGGATCGAGGACGTTCTCCCTGCCCACCGTCTCAATGATCTCCAGGATGGGGGTGGTCTCCATCGTGCCTGACATCCGTCCACCTATCCCTTGGATGAGCTCTGGGTCGGTGACGATCACGGTTCCAGCGCCCTCGCAGACCAGGACCGCCGCATCCAGCAGCTTCTGGGAAACGCACATGGCCAATAGTTCGGAGATGCCAAAGGAGAGGAAATCGGCCATGCGCATCTTGCGCGAAGGCATGCATAACCCGAAGTCCTTGATGCGGAATTCTATGTTCTCTCTGACCACGTCGGAAGTTATCGTCTCAATGCCGCGGTGCTTGAGGAAAAGCGGGCAATAGGAGACCTGGGGTCTTCCCACGAACGTCACTTTCCCATTCTCGATGACGACCTTCGTTCGACCCAATGCCTCGATCACGTGCTTGTCCTTCATCGCTCTCATCGGCGAATCAAGATGCACTAGATAAAAAGGATTGGAGGAATCATTCGCGGGACGAAGGCGATAACGAAGGGACTACCTACCACTTCGCCACCTAGTTACTCAGGAAGTAGTTAT
It contains:
- a CDS encoding DUF2099 family protein; translation: MRAMKDKHVIEALGRTKVVIENGKVTFVGRPQVSYCPLFLKHRGIETITSDVVRENIEFRIKDFGLCMPSRKMRMADFLSFGISELLAMCVSQKLLDAAVLVCEGAGTVIVTDPELIQGIGGRMSGTMETTPILEIIETVGRENVLDPDRGTIDQFAGTELAFRLGHRRVGVTVAKAQDAQMIRDGFADHVMLFAVHTTGVDEKDARAFFQTCDIVSGCASYWVREEAKRRALLQAGTKVPVYAASETGKSILEERMRQTGVNKASGPEDPPRPLI